Proteins from one Malaya genurostris strain Urasoe2022 chromosome 2, Malgen_1.1, whole genome shotgun sequence genomic window:
- the LOC131429282 gene encoding uncharacterized protein LOC131429282, with amino-acid sequence MVYVLRFIENLKRKKGSEEAIVGLLDTTEIQTAERKLIQLVQWQVFGDEMVVIRRNLQSPTGKREELEKSSNLYPLTPIMDEFGILRVDGRIGAARNVSMDVKFPVILPKEHKFTHLLIDSYHRKYRHANFETVVNEVRQVFYVPRLRAVVKKVIKICQWCRVQNTKPRIPRMAPLPAARLSSFCKPFTYVGLDFFGPLTVKIGRSTAKRWIALFTCLTLRAVHVEVAYSLSTDSCVKCVRRFVVRRGSPAEIYSDNGTNFQGAERLLKEQVATNSSHMGGAWERLVRSIETAMETTYNNDRKLDDEGLETMVVEAEGIVNSRPLTYLPLDAEESEALTPNHFLLGSSNGVRQPVVKPTDPIRSIMCSWDMIQLQLDRFWKRWTREYLPTLTRRTKWFGEVKPLAEGDLVFIVDESKRNNWIRGRVQELIKAGDGRVRQAVVKTARGT; translated from the exons ATGGTCTACGTCCTTCGATTCATAGAGAACTTGAAGAGGAAAAAAGGTAGTGAGGAGGCCATTGTCGGTCTGCTCGACACGACAGAGATTCAAACAGCCGAACGAAAACTCATTCAATTGGTTCAGTGGCAAGTATTCGGCGACGAAATGGTCGTAATTAGGCGCAATTTGCAATCTCCCACCGGAAAACGCGAAGAATTGGAGAAAAGTAGCAACTTATACCCTCTTACTCCAATAATGGATGAGTTCGGAATCCTACGGGTGGATGGCAGGATCGGAGCAGCCCGTAATGTATCTATGGACGTCAAATTCCCTGTTATTCTACCTAAGGAACATAAGTTCACTCACTTGCTGATTGATAGCTATCATCGTAAGTATCGCCACGCCAATTTTGAGACCGTAGTAAACGAGGTCCGTCAGGTGTTTTACGTCCCGCGGTTGAGAGCGGTTGTGAAGAAAGTCATCAAAATCTGTCAGTGGTGTCGAGTGCAAAATACGAAACCGAGAATTCCCCGGATGGCTCCGCTTCCCGCGGCTAGATTGTCATCGTTTTGCAAGCCTTTCACGTACGTAGGCTTGGACTTTTTTGGTCCCTTGACTGTGAAGATCGGTAGGAGTACTGCGAAAAGGTGGATCGCCCTATTCACCTGTTTGACATTGCGAGCTGTACACGTAGAGGTGGCCTACAGTTTGAGCACGGATTCGTGCGTAAAGTGTGTCCGTCGATTTGTGGTTCGCCGCGGATCACCAGCTGAGATATACTCAGATAACGGAACCAATTTTCAAGGAGCCGAACGACTGCTGAAGGAGCAA GTGGCTACTAATTCCTCCCATATGGGAGGTGCCTGGGAGAGATTGGTGAGATCGATAGAGACAGCTATGGAAACCACGTACAACAACGATAGAAAGCTGGATGATGAAGGACTCGAGACGATGGTAGTCGAAGCAGAGGGAATAGTTAACAGTCGTCCGTTGACTTATCTACCGTTGGACGCTGAGGAAAGCGAAGCCCTAACTCCAAACCACTTCCTGCTAGGAAGTTCCAACGGAGTCCGTCAGCCAGTTGTAAAGCCAACCGACCCAATAAGGTCCATCATGTGTTCCTGGGACATGATCCAACTGCAACTAGACCGTTTCTGGAAGAGATGGACGCGCGAATATTTGCCAACCCTGACCAGAAGAACCAAGTGGTTTGGAGAGGTGAAACCGTTAGCCGAAGGTGACCTTGTATTCATCGTCGATGAGTCGAAGCGGAATAACTGGATTCGTGGGCGGGTACAGGAGTTGATCAAGGCGGGAGATGGGAGAGTGCGACAGGCCGTAGTCAAAACTGCGAGGGGGACGTAG